The Palleronia sp. THAF1 genome window below encodes:
- a CDS encoding ABC transporter permease subunit, which translates to MLRFFLSRLGTFIPTFLGVTLISFAFIRVLPGDPIVVMAGERGLSDERYQELSRQYGFDQPLYVQFWEYFTGVLQGDLGQSFITKRPVWDEFFSLFPATVELSLVAIIIAIVLGIPMGVIAAVNRGKFFDRFFMSTALIGYSMPIFWWALLLIIVFSGNLGWTPVSGRIGLLYYFDDVTGFMLIDSLLSGQSGAFKSAVQHLILPSIALSTIPLAVIARQTRSAMLEVLSEDYIRTARAKGLSPGRVNGLHALRNAMIPVITVIGLSVGTLMAGAILTETIFSWPGIGKWMVDSIFRRDYPVVQGGLLMIAVIVMVVNLFVDVMYGLINPKIRKR; encoded by the coding sequence ATGCTGAGATTCTTTCTCTCTCGCCTCGGCACCTTCATCCCCACGTTCCTTGGGGTGACGCTGATCTCTTTCGCTTTCATCCGCGTGCTACCGGGCGACCCCATCGTCGTCATGGCGGGTGAGCGGGGCCTTAGCGACGAACGCTATCAAGAGCTGAGCCGCCAATACGGGTTCGATCAGCCGCTCTACGTGCAATTCTGGGAATATTTCACCGGTGTCCTTCAGGGCGATCTAGGCCAAAGCTTCATCACCAAGCGGCCTGTCTGGGACGAGTTCTTCAGCCTGTTCCCCGCAACGGTCGAGCTGAGCCTCGTCGCCATTATCATCGCCATCGTGCTGGGCATTCCCATGGGCGTGATCGCGGCGGTGAACCGGGGAAAGTTCTTCGACCGATTCTTCATGTCCACCGCGCTGATCGGGTATTCCATGCCGATCTTCTGGTGGGCGCTGCTGCTGATCATCGTCTTCTCGGGCAACCTTGGCTGGACGCCCGTGTCGGGACGGATCGGGCTGCTGTATTACTTCGATGACGTGACCGGCTTCATGCTGATCGACAGTCTTCTGTCCGGCCAGTCCGGCGCGTTCAAATCCGCCGTGCAGCACTTGATCCTGCCGTCCATCGCCCTGTCTACCATTCCGCTGGCCGTCATTGCACGGCAGACGCGAAGCGCGATGCTAGAGGTGCTATCCGAAGACTACATTCGCACAGCCCGCGCCAAGGGCCTGTCTCCCGGTCGGGTCAATGGCCTGCATGCTCTGCGCAACGCCATGATCCCTGTGATCACGGTAATCGGCCTGTCCGTCGGCACCCTGATGGCGGGTGCGATCCTGACAGAGACGATTTTCTCTTGGCCCGGCATCGGCAAGTGGATGGTCGATAGCATCTTCCGCCGCGACTACCCGGTGGTGCAGGGCGGCCTTTTGATGATCGCGGTGATCGTGATGGTCGTGAACCTGTTTGTCGATGTTATGTACGGCCTTATCAACCCCAAGATCAGGAAGCGTTAG
- a CDS encoding M24 family metallopeptidase yields the protein MTDRYSEYRDLARNRQVDAVALVPGPNFARLMRHDFGTNERPLVLVIPVEGAPAAVVPNLELGSWEALAFEGDVFDWRDQTGYADAFAALAQHLPLGSLAVEGQSMRVFVHHALREAYGGIPITDAETEISALRIAKTDEEVAALTRAIEISETALAEVLETVTIGDTEKQIETRLLGALFSHGADGLAFPPIVAAGDNSAKPHAHARADYRIAAGDALLLDFGATWGGFCADITRTVFVGDPSAEGRDVYDTVLRANEAGHAATRPGATAHDIDDAVTRVLEDSPYDDRIRTKTGHGLGRAVHEAPYIMRGNQQVLDSGCVFTNEPGLYKLGAFGVRIEDDVLVTSTGSRSLTTFPKALQVVGC from the coding sequence ATGACAGACCGTTATTCAGAATACCGCGACCTTGCACGGAACAGACAGGTCGATGCCGTGGCTTTGGTGCCCGGCCCCAATTTCGCGCGCTTGATGCGCCACGACTTCGGCACCAACGAACGCCCCTTGGTTCTGGTGATCCCGGTCGAAGGCGCCCCCGCCGCTGTTGTTCCGAACCTTGAGCTTGGCTCGTGGGAGGCGCTGGCGTTCGAGGGCGACGTGTTCGATTGGCGCGACCAGACCGGCTACGCGGATGCCTTCGCGGCCTTGGCACAGCACTTGCCGCTGGGATCGCTGGCCGTCGAAGGGCAGTCCATGCGGGTGTTCGTGCACCACGCCCTGCGCGAAGCCTACGGTGGCATTCCCATCACCGACGCCGAAACAGAGATCAGCGCGCTGCGCATCGCCAAGACCGATGAAGAGGTCGCGGCGCTGACCCGCGCCATCGAGATCAGTGAAACTGCTCTGGCCGAAGTGCTGGAGACCGTCACCATAGGCGACACCGAAAAGCAGATCGAAACACGGCTGCTTGGCGCCCTGTTTTCCCATGGCGCCGACGGGCTGGCGTTCCCGCCAATTGTTGCGGCGGGAGACAACTCTGCCAAGCCCCACGCCCATGCGCGCGCCGACTACCGGATCGCGGCGGGCGACGCCTTGCTTCTGGACTTCGGTGCGACATGGGGCGGCTTCTGCGCCGACATCACGCGCACCGTCTTCGTAGGCGATCCGTCCGCCGAAGGTCGGGACGTCTACGACACCGTCCTGCGCGCGAACGAAGCCGGCCACGCCGCCACGCGTCCCGGGGCAACGGCGCATGACATAGACGACGCGGTGACACGCGTGCTGGAAGACAGCCCCTACGACGACCGTATCCGCACCAAGACCGGGCACGGACTTGGCCGGGCGGTGCACGAAGCGCCTTACATCATGCGCGGCAATCAACAGGTGCTTGATTCGGGCTGCGTCTTCACGAATGAGCCGGGCCTTTACAAGCTGGGCGCGTTCGGCGTGCGGATCGAAGACGACGTTCTGGTCACGTCAACCGGGTCACGGTCATTGACCACCTTCCCCAAGGCGTTGCAGGTGGTGGGATGCTGA
- a CDS encoding ABC transporter substrate-binding protein, with protein MKLRSTLAVSAMALGLAGAASAQQTLIYCSEGSPEGFDPALYTAGTTFDASSHTIYNQLAEFETGTTNVVPGLAESWDVSEDGTQYTFNLRSGVQFHSNDQFTPSREFNADDVIHTFERQNGEGSWEYFNAMSMPDLIESIEKVDDMTVRFNLTRPESAFIANMAMDFASIVSAEYAAAMEEAGTPEMVNQQPIGTGPFTFVDYQTDAVIRYAANENYWQADLPKVDNLIFAITPDASVRLQRLQAGECHVMPYPNPADLEAIRSDDSLKMENQEGLNVGYLAYNTMEAPFDQPEVRKALNMAIDKQAIIDVIFQGEATAAKNPIPPTMWSYNESIEDDAYDPEAAQQMLADAGVEDLSMKIWAMPVQRPYNPNARRMAELIQEDFSEIGVDVEIVSYEWGEYLERSKAEDRDGAVLLGWTGDNGDPDNFLAVLLGCDAVGGSNRAQWCNEEFDALVQEAKTLPSQEERTPLYEEAQQIFKDQAPWATIAHSQVFMPLRSEVEGYVVHPLGGHLFDTVLLSE; from the coding sequence ATGAAACTTCGATCCACTCTGGCCGTCTCGGCCATGGCCCTTGGACTAGCCGGAGCCGCCAGCGCCCAGCAAACGCTGATCTATTGCTCGGAAGGCAGCCCCGAAGGCTTCGACCCGGCGCTTTATACCGCCGGCACGACCTTCGATGCCTCCAGCCACACGATCTACAACCAGCTGGCCGAGTTCGAGACCGGCACCACCAACGTGGTCCCCGGTCTGGCCGAAAGCTGGGACGTGTCGGAAGATGGCACGCAGTACACGTTCAACCTGCGGTCCGGCGTTCAATTCCACTCGAACGACCAGTTCACCCCCAGCCGTGAGTTCAACGCCGACGACGTGATCCACACGTTCGAGCGTCAGAACGGCGAAGGCTCTTGGGAGTACTTCAACGCCATGTCGATGCCCGACCTGATCGAGAGCATCGAGAAGGTCGACGACATGACCGTGCGCTTCAACCTGACGCGCCCCGAGTCGGCCTTCATCGCGAATATGGCGATGGACTTCGCGTCGATCGTCTCGGCCGAATACGCCGCCGCGATGGAAGAGGCCGGCACGCCCGAAATGGTGAACCAGCAGCCCATCGGCACCGGTCCGTTCACCTTCGTGGACTACCAGACCGATGCCGTGATCCGCTACGCCGCAAACGAAAACTACTGGCAGGCCGATCTGCCGAAGGTCGACAACCTGATCTTCGCGATCACCCCCGATGCGTCGGTGCGTCTACAGCGTCTGCAGGCGGGCGAATGCCACGTCATGCCCTATCCGAACCCTGCCGACCTGGAAGCCATCCGCAGCGACGACTCGCTGAAGATGGAGAATCAGGAAGGTCTGAACGTCGGTTATCTTGCCTACAATACGATGGAAGCCCCCTTCGATCAGCCAGAGGTCCGTAAGGCCCTGAACATGGCCATCGACAAGCAGGCCATCATCGACGTGATCTTCCAGGGCGAGGCGACCGCCGCCAAGAACCCGATCCCGCCGACCATGTGGTCCTACAACGAGTCCATCGAGGATGACGCCTACGATCCCGAAGCCGCTCAGCAGATGCTGGCCGATGCGGGTGTCGAGGATCTGTCCATGAAAATCTGGGCGATGCCGGTGCAGCGTCCCTACAATCCCAACGCCCGCCGCATGGCCGAGCTGATCCAGGAAGACTTCTCCGAGATCGGCGTCGACGTGGAAATCGTGTCTTACGAGTGGGGCGAGTATCTCGAACGCTCGAAGGCCGAAGATCGCGACGGTGCTGTCCTTCTGGGCTGGACGGGCGACAACGGCGACCCCGACAACTTCCTGGCCGTGCTTCTGGGTTGTGACGCGGTGGGTGGTTCCAACCGTGCGCAGTGGTGCAATGAAGAGTTCGACGCGCTGGTGCAGGAAGCCAAGACCCTGCCCAGCCAAGAGGAGCGCACGCCGCTGTACGAAGAGGCACAGCAGATCTTCAAGGATCAGGCACCTTGGGCGACCATCGCGCACAGCCAGGTGTTCATGCCGCTGCGGTCGGAAGTCGAAGGCTACGTCGTTCACCCGCTGGGCGGCCACCTCTTCGACACCGTTTTGCTAAGCGAATAA
- a CDS encoding TRAP transporter large permease → MLFGLDGVEVGLIIVFLCLFGGILSGFPVAFAIGGAAIVSFAIIAALDSAGILVHQAVDTGSDAYRALIADGIAPDTISKFRFPDLPLYAESLFPGGWELAVDRNLSFIVNRINERVLAGQSIETLLAVLMFVLMGITLERSRIANDLLTTMARVFGPLPGGLAVSVVVVGAFLAASTGIVGATVVTMGLLSLPTMLRNNYSPELATGVIAASGTLGQIIPPSIVIVLLGTLAGDLYSTAQEARAQAVGCGDALTYLGEAAVVSVGTLFQAALLPGIFLALLYGLYAFGYAVLNPSKAPPVATGGGTGDYVTRNEALTYYLAIPVALIAALFIGSAAGLIGSQSTNVSSFSQQTTAASLRTNVSPQCQEAMIDLHGQEAWNTAVAEQQAIEESGGFQQSERLTEEELVAAEAEQIANAAPIGTGIAVFFLLAALILTFARGVAPSEEPRPLQIGAAGIVLALLLDIVLISPTTSPGTTVLILLIPGLLVLWSLREACARLARNDLIRVVFPPLVLIVAVLGSILGGITNPTPAAALGAGGAIMLAAFRKLKDDGKSGKIIIGTALAIVVMILIGVNFDLRVGVGETSFEQWIAYLMAQACYLFALFGLLYACVVLWMGGVLTPVVRETAKVTSMVFTILIGSQLLNLVVISFGGEHYIQQFLRSFDNEMVVFLIVMLVLFFLGFVLDFLEIIYIVIPIVGPVIYGGTMDPKWVTIMIAVNLQTSFLTPPFGFALFYLRGVAPKEVTTGHIYRGVIPFVLIQVVGLGLLWMFPAIVTIVPDLFPN, encoded by the coding sequence ATGCTCTTCGGTTTGGACGGGGTCGAAGTCGGCCTGATCATCGTGTTTTTGTGCCTCTTCGGCGGGATCCTGTCGGGCTTCCCGGTGGCCTTCGCCATCGGCGGTGCGGCCATCGTGTCCTTTGCGATCATCGCGGCGCTCGATAGTGCAGGCATCCTTGTGCATCAGGCTGTCGATACCGGATCGGATGCCTACCGCGCGCTGATCGCGGACGGTATCGCCCCCGATACCATATCGAAGTTCCGCTTCCCCGACCTGCCGCTGTACGCCGAGTCCCTGTTCCCAGGCGGTTGGGAACTGGCGGTCGACCGCAACCTGTCCTTCATCGTGAATCGCATCAACGAGCGGGTGCTGGCAGGCCAGTCCATCGAGACTCTGCTGGCCGTTCTGATGTTCGTCCTTATGGGCATCACGCTGGAACGCAGCCGCATCGCCAACGATCTGCTGACGACGATGGCGCGCGTCTTCGGACCGCTGCCCGGCGGTCTGGCCGTGTCGGTCGTGGTTGTGGGCGCGTTCCTTGCGGCCTCCACCGGGATCGTCGGCGCGACGGTCGTCACCATGGGCCTGCTGAGCCTGCCGACCATGCTGCGCAACAACTATTCGCCAGAGCTTGCGACGGGTGTGATCGCCGCGTCCGGCACCTTGGGTCAGATCATCCCGCCGTCCATCGTGATCGTGCTGCTCGGCACGCTGGCGGGCGATCTGTATTCCACCGCGCAGGAAGCACGCGCGCAGGCCGTGGGCTGCGGCGATGCGCTGACCTATCTGGGCGAAGCGGCGGTCGTGTCGGTTGGCACCTTGTTCCAAGCGGCGCTGCTGCCGGGCATCTTTCTGGCGTTGCTCTATGGTCTCTACGCCTTCGGCTATGCGGTACTTAATCCGTCCAAGGCGCCGCCTGTCGCCACTGGTGGCGGCACCGGTGACTACGTCACCCGGAACGAGGCGCTGACATACTACTTGGCTATTCCCGTTGCGCTGATTGCGGCGTTGTTCATCGGCTCGGCGGCCGGGCTGATCGGGTCGCAGTCGACCAACGTCTCCAGCTTCTCGCAACAAACGACGGCAGCGTCCCTGCGCACCAACGTGTCGCCCCAGTGTCAGGAAGCGATGATCGACCTGCACGGGCAAGAGGCGTGGAACACCGCTGTGGCCGAGCAGCAGGCCATCGAAGAATCCGGTGGCTTCCAGCAGTCAGAGCGTTTGACTGAAGAGGAACTGGTCGCCGCCGAGGCAGAGCAGATCGCGAACGCGGCCCCCATCGGCACCGGTATCGCGGTTTTCTTCCTGCTCGCCGCGCTGATCCTGACCTTTGCGCGCGGCGTTGCGCCGTCGGAAGAGCCGCGCCCGCTGCAAATCGGTGCCGCCGGGATCGTTCTGGCCTTGCTGCTGGACATCGTCCTGATCTCGCCCACCACCTCGCCGGGCACGACCGTGCTGATCCTGCTGATCCCCGGCCTCCTTGTCCTGTGGTCCCTGCGTGAGGCCTGCGCGCGGCTCGCCCGCAACGATCTGATCCGCGTGGTCTTCCCACCGCTGGTGCTGATCGTGGCGGTTCTGGGCTCTATTCTTGGCGGCATCACCAACCCGACGCCTGCCGCGGCGCTTGGGGCAGGGGGTGCCATCATGCTCGCCGCGTTCCGCAAGCTGAAGGATGACGGCAAGTCGGGTAAAATCATCATCGGCACGGCGCTGGCTATCGTGGTGATGATCCTGATCGGGGTGAATTTCGATTTGCGCGTCGGTGTGGGCGAAACCAGCTTCGAGCAGTGGATCGCCTACCTGATGGCTCAGGCGTGCTACCTGTTCGCGCTGTTCGGCCTGCTGTATGCCTGCGTCGTGCTGTGGATGGGCGGCGTGCTGACGCCCGTGGTGCGCGAGACGGCGAAGGTCACCAGTATGGTCTTCACCATCCTGATCGGCTCGCAGCTTCTGAACCTTGTCGTGATCTCTTTCGGGGGCGAACATTATATCCAGCAGTTCCTGCGCAGCTTCGATAACGAGATGGTCGTCTTCCTGATCGTCATGCTGGTGCTGTTCTTCCTGGGCTTCGTGCTCGACTTCCTGGAAATCATCTACATCGTCATCCCGATCGTCGGCCCCGTCATCTACGGCGGTACGATGGATCCGAAATGGGTGACGATCATGATCGCCGTGAACCTGCAGACCAGCTTCCTCACGCCGCCTTTCGGCTTTGCGCTGTTCTACCTGCGCGGTGTGGCCCCCAAGGAAGTCACCACCGGCCACATCTACCGCGGCGTGATTCCCTTCGTACTGATCCAGGTGGTGGGCCTTGGCCTGTTGTGGATGTTTCCGGCCATCGTGACGATCGTGCCGGACCTCTTCCCGAACTAG
- a CDS encoding TRAP transporter small permease subunit, with product MLDFIVWLGSNIMLSFWRVAQAIAQPHLWLDWSNGESLVRFIYYGGSVEFFFVVLTLLIIFTAIGMWRHAILWVAVRVLEGFANTVGRVCAWAGLLMVLQQIIIIFSQRIFASAQIGIGFGTPFSADVSWWSEELKLYNAIVVTLCCAYTFVQKGHVRVDLIYAPVSYSTKKIIDMVGALVFVLPMATLIWMYAWYFMWRHLVTPKVSASDQLDLMLRKATILRWNVETIGFSPNGFNAYFLFKVLLVAFCGMIFLQGVAFFYRSYLEWREGPASEDLYLDRDVSGGQDAAPSTH from the coding sequence GTGCTCGACTTCATCGTCTGGCTAGGCAGTAACATCATGCTGTCGTTCTGGCGTGTGGCACAAGCCATTGCGCAGCCGCACCTGTGGCTGGACTGGTCGAACGGAGAGTCTCTTGTCCGCTTCATCTACTATGGCGGTTCGGTTGAGTTCTTCTTCGTCGTCCTGACGCTCCTGATCATCTTTACCGCCATCGGCATGTGGCGCCACGCGATTCTGTGGGTCGCGGTGCGCGTACTGGAAGGCTTCGCCAACACCGTGGGCCGCGTCTGCGCATGGGCGGGGCTGCTGATGGTGCTGCAACAGATCATCATCATCTTCAGCCAGCGCATTTTCGCCTCGGCACAGATCGGCATCGGCTTCGGCACCCCGTTTTCGGCGGATGTGTCGTGGTGGTCCGAAGAGCTAAAGCTGTACAACGCCATCGTCGTGACGCTGTGCTGCGCCTACACCTTTGTTCAAAAGGGCCACGTGCGGGTCGACCTGATCTACGCGCCGGTGTCCTATTCCACCAAGAAGATCATCGACATGGTGGGTGCGCTGGTCTTCGTGCTGCCGATGGCCACGCTGATCTGGATGTATGCGTGGTACTTCATGTGGCGACACTTGGTGACGCCCAAGGTGTCGGCCTCTGACCAGCTGGACCTGATGCTGCGCAAGGCGACGATCCTGCGCTGGAACGTGGAAACCATCGGGTTTTCGCCCAACGGGTTCAACGCATACTTCCTGTTCAAGGTGCTGCTCGTCGCCTTCTGCGGCATGATCTTCCTGCAGGGCGTGGCCTTCTTCTACCGCTCGTATCTGGAGTGGCGCGAAGGCCCGGCGTCCGAGGATCTGTATCTCGACCGTGATGTCTCTGGCGGCCAAGACGCTGCCCCAAGCACCCATTGA
- a CDS encoding TRAP transporter substrate-binding protein has translation MDRRSFLRTSALGGSAAAATTLAAPAYAQGKRTLTMVTTWGRGLAGVHDSAQHVADAIGEMSDGNLTVDLKAAGELVGAFEVFDAVTSGQADMYHGADYYFVGQHPAYAFFTAVPFGMSAQELVNWYYFDGGMEAHDQLGEIFGLKSFLGGNTGAQAGGWFRNEITGPDDFNGLRFRMPGLGGEALGKLGASVQNIPGAEVYQALSSGAIDGTEWIGPWADEKAGFQEITKIYYTAGFHEPGAGLSVATNREVYDSLTPGQQAIIKNAALEGHQWNLAQFLSNNGAALQRLQSAGVQLSEFPDTVWDAFGQASSEVLDGYMDDTIFADIRSSVNESLRSSSGWLQRSEGAYRAQRDRVMGG, from the coding sequence ATGGATCGTCGTTCATTCCTGCGCACATCCGCGCTGGGCGGTTCCGCCGCCGCTGCCACCACCCTTGCCGCTCCGGCCTATGCGCAAGGCAAGCGCACGCTGACCATGGTCACGACCTGGGGCCGCGGTCTTGCCGGTGTGCATGACAGCGCGCAGCACGTCGCCGACGCCATCGGCGAGATGTCCGATGGCAACCTGACCGTCGATCTCAAGGCCGCCGGTGAGCTTGTCGGCGCGTTCGAAGTGTTCGACGCCGTGACCTCTGGTCAGGCCGACATGTACCACGGTGCCGACTATTACTTCGTCGGCCAGCACCCGGCCTATGCGTTCTTCACCGCCGTGCCTTTCGGTATGTCGGCGCAAGAACTGGTCAACTGGTATTACTTCGACGGTGGCATGGAAGCCCATGACCAACTGGGCGAGATCTTCGGCCTCAAGTCCTTCCTCGGCGGCAACACCGGTGCTCAGGCAGGCGGTTGGTTCCGCAACGAGATCACCGGCCCCGACGACTTCAACGGCCTGCGCTTCCGCATGCCCGGTCTGGGTGGCGAGGCGCTGGGCAAGTTGGGGGCATCGGTCCAGAACATCCCCGGTGCCGAAGTGTATCAGGCGCTGTCGTCCGGTGCGATCGACGGCACCGAGTGGATCGGTCCCTGGGCCGACGAGAAGGCCGGCTTCCAGGAGATCACCAAGATCTACTACACCGCGGGTTTCCACGAGCCTGGCGCGGGCCTGTCCGTCGCCACCAACCGCGAAGTCTACGACAGCCTGACGCCGGGCCAGCAAGCGATCATCAAGAACGCCGCGCTGGAAGGCCACCAGTGGAACCTCGCCCAGTTCTTGTCGAACAACGGTGCAGCGCTGCAGCGCTTGCAGTCCGCTGGCGTGCAGCTGTCCGAGTTCCCCGACACCGTGTGGGACGCCTTCGGTCAGGCCTCGTCCGAGGTGCTGGACGGCTACATGGACGATACGATCTTCGCCGACATCCGGTCTTCCGTGAACGAGTCGCTGCGCAGCTCTTCGGGTTGGCTGCAACGGTCCGAGGGCGCGTATCGCGCCCAGCGTGACCGCGTCATGGGCGGCTGA
- a CDS encoding TRAP transporter substrate-binding protein gives MKRRQFIRTAALGTAATGLAAPLYAQGNRTLTMVSTWGRGLAGVDDSATFAADRITAMTDGQLTVDYRAAGELVGAFESFDAVTAGQADMYHAADYYFSGQHPAFPFFATVPFGMTAQELNNWYYHGDGHELHNELASIFGLKSFLAGNTGPQSGGWFNKEINAPEDFRGLRFRMPGQGAEVLGKLGASVQNLPGGEVYQALSSGAIDGTEWIGPWADEAAGFQEIADYYYTAGFHEPGPALTLAVNLETFESLTPGQQAVIEQTAMAGNMYTLSLFMKNNAAALGRLQTQGVQILSFPDAVWDAFGSASQEVLEQYRDDPLYAKILDSYQASMRDSAAWIETSERAYATQRDRILGI, from the coding sequence ATGAAACGTAGACAATTTATTCGCACGGCCGCGCTTGGCACGGCAGCCACCGGTCTAGCCGCGCCGCTGTATGCGCAGGGCAATCGCACGCTGACGATGGTGTCCACCTGGGGCCGAGGTCTGGCGGGTGTCGACGACAGCGCGACTTTCGCTGCCGATCGCATCACCGCGATGACTGACGGACAGTTGACGGTGGACTACCGCGCCGCTGGCGAGCTTGTCGGTGCGTTTGAAAGCTTCGACGCCGTGACCGCCGGACAGGCCGACATGTATCACGCCGCCGACTACTACTTCTCTGGTCAGCACCCGGCGTTCCCGTTCTTTGCCACCGTGCCCTTCGGCATGACAGCGCAGGAGCTGAACAACTGGTACTACCACGGCGACGGCCACGAGCTGCACAACGAACTGGCGTCGATCTTCGGGCTGAAGTCCTTTCTGGCGGGCAATACCGGCCCGCAGTCGGGCGGCTGGTTCAACAAGGAGATCAACGCGCCAGAGGATTTCCGGGGTTTGCGCTTCCGCATGCCCGGGCAAGGGGCAGAGGTGCTGGGCAAGTTGGGCGCCTCGGTTCAGAACCTGCCGGGCGGTGAGGTTTATCAAGCCCTGTCCAGCGGCGCCATCGACGGAACCGAATGGATCGGACCGTGGGCGGACGAGGCAGCAGGCTTCCAGGAGATCGCGGATTACTACTACACCGCCGGTTTCCACGAACCCGGTCCCGCGCTGACGCTAGCCGTGAATCTGGAGACGTTCGAAAGCCTGACGCCCGGCCAGCAGGCCGTGATCGAGCAGACCGCCATGGCCGGCAACATGTATACACTGTCGCTGTTCATGAAGAACAATGCGGCGGCTCTTGGCCGTCTGCAGACACAGGGCGTGCAGATATTGTCGTTCCCGGATGCGGTCTGGGATGCCTTCGGCAGCGCCAGCCAAGAGGTGTTGGAACAGTATCGCGACGATCCTCTGTATGCGAAGATCCTCGATAGCTATCAGGCGTCCATGCGCGACAGCGCCGCTTGGATCGAGACGTCCGAACGAGCCTACGCCACCCAGCGAGACCGCATCCTTGGGATATGA
- a CDS encoding YihY/virulence factor BrkB family protein translates to MGVIAAGKYIYNEMDEKRLMLVAAGVAFYGLLALFPAIGALMAIAGLFTDPAQVVDTLSTLDDVLPSAAADIISGQASQVAGSDSDGLGLLAGVGLLLTIYSASKGMQAIIDGLNIIYEKKDERGMVKQTLLRVGLTLGLLIGVLLCVAVAVVVPIVLGWLPLASDTEWLVSAARWPILLIIAALGIGLTYRLAPVSHTSWSAILPGAALACVLWIIGTAAFAVYVRLFGSYQETFGALGGVVILLMWLWISALIVLLGGVVAKMRASDPQK, encoded by the coding sequence ATGGGCGTGATCGCCGCTGGCAAGTATATCTACAACGAAATGGACGAGAAGCGCCTTATGCTGGTGGCGGCGGGTGTGGCCTTCTACGGTTTGCTTGCCCTGTTTCCCGCGATCGGCGCACTGATGGCCATTGCCGGGCTGTTTACTGACCCCGCACAGGTGGTCGATACGCTTTCCACTTTGGACGACGTGCTGCCCAGCGCTGCCGCCGATATCATCAGCGGTCAGGCCAGCCAGGTTGCGGGTAGCGACTCCGACGGTCTGGGGCTGCTGGCGGGCGTCGGTTTGTTGCTGACGATCTATTCCGCTTCCAAGGGGATGCAGGCGATCATCGACGGTCTGAACATCATCTACGAAAAGAAGGACGAGCGCGGCATGGTCAAACAGACGCTGCTGCGCGTGGGCCTTACTCTGGGATTGCTGATCGGGGTTCTTCTGTGCGTCGCGGTCGCCGTTGTCGTCCCGATCGTGCTGGGATGGCTTCCATTGGCGTCGGATACCGAGTGGTTGGTAAGTGCGGCGCGGTGGCCGATCCTGCTGATCATCGCGGCGTTGGGGATCGGGTTGACCTACAGGCTGGCGCCCGTTTCGCACACCTCTTGGTCGGCGATCCTGCCGGGCGCTGCGTTGGCCTGCGTGTTGTGGATTATCGGGACGGCCGCGTTCGCCGTCTACGTGCGCCTTTTCGGGTCGTATCAAGAGACATTCGGTGCCTTGGGCGGAGTGGTGATCCTGCTGATGTGGCTATGGATCTCGGCGCTGATCGTCCTGCTGGGCGGCGTGGTGGCCAAGATGCGGGCGAGTGATCCGCAAAAGTGA